In Kaistella sp. 97-N-M2, the sequence ATCAGACAAATAGCCGCAAAATGAAAAATCTAAAAACAATTTCTTTCACCACGCACATCGGGACACCGCGGGAAAAAATCTGGGACGTTCTGTGGGATCCCAACACGTACCGGAAATGGACCAGTGTATTTATGGAAGGCAGCCATTACACAGGCGACTTGAAAGAGGGCCAGACCATCCGGTTTCTGGGGAACGAAACCGATGGCATGAGCGCGCTCGTCGAAAAGAGTGTCGAAAACGAGCAGATGGTATTTCTGCATCAGAACGAAGTCAAAAACGGCGAGGTTGTCGAGTCTTCCTGGCAGGGAGCGCGCGAAATCTATTATTTGAAAGAAGCCGGTGCCGGTACCGAACTGCAGATCATTATCGACATTACGCCCGATATGGAAGATTATTTCCAGACCACATTTCCGCAGGCGCTGGCCCTTATAAAGCAACTTTCAGAAATAACTTTTAAACTAAAATGATGGAAACACCCGTATCAACAAAGCTGGACATCGTCATTCCGGCCTGGCGCATGCATTCTCAGCTTTTCAATAATGCACTCGAGGGCATTTCGGAAGAAGCAGCCTTGGAGCGCCTCGACAACAATACCAATCACGTCGTCTGGATGGCGGGAAATTTGGTGAGCTGCCGCTACTGGATCGCGAACCTGGTGGGTATTCCGGAGAAAGATCCCAACGAAGACCTTTTTAAAGAAGGCAGGGCCCTGGACGAAAGCCTGGATTATCCAACCCTGGCCGACTTAAAGAAAAATTTTGCCGAAATATCGCCGAAAGCGTACGAAAAATTATTGTCGGTTACCGATGACAATCTGGACGAAGAATATTCCTTCGGCATGAACATTTCCTTTGTGCCGGAAAACGTTTTGAATATGATCGGAATGTGCATCGGCCGGGAAGATTATCTGCTCGGACAGATCGGTCTCATGCGAAGACTGTTGGGTTTGAAAGGGATGAGCTACGATATCAACGAAAGTTTAAAATATTGAACAGCGCTTTTTAATCTTTAAAAACAACTTAAATATAAATTACCATGAACAACTCCGTAACCTTACACCGCGTTTTCACCGCGTCGCCCGAGAAAGTGTTCCGCGCCTTCTCGGAGGCTGATGCGTACTGCTCCTGGCTGCCGCCCTATGGCTTTGTCTGCAAAGTGCACGACCTGGACTTTCGCGTCGGTGGCACCTACAAAATGTCTTTTACGAATTTTTCCACAGGCAACGAACAGGCTTTTGGCGGCGAATTTCTGGAAATCGAACCCAACGCACTGATTAAAAACAGCGACCGCTTCGACGACCCGAATATGCCCGGCGAGATGATAACCACCATCCGGCTGACAAAAGTCTCCTGCGGAACCGACCTCTACGTTGTGCAGGAAGGCATTCCCGCGGCGATTCCCGTAGAAATGTGTTATCTGGGCTGGCAGGAATCGCTGGAGAAACTGAAGAAACTTGTGGAGCCGGAAATACCTGATGCCTAAAGTTATACTCCGACAATCGTCGACAGTAGCTTTTAAATAAAAAAAAACTGCCCTCAAAATTAGCCGAAATGGAAAACAAAAGAATAGCGCATCTTTTTGAAGATCTTTATGACGGTGCGCCCTGGATTGATGTGACGGTCGTGGGCACGCTGTGTAAACTCTCCGCGGAACAGGCCGCTGCGAAAGCGCTTCCCGCTTGTAATTCCATCTGGGAAATAGTAATCCACATGATCAGGTGGCGCGAAAATGTGCTTCAAAGACTTCAGGGCAAAATAATCACCACGCCGGCAAATAATTACATCGAACCTCTTGCGGATTCTTCTCCGGAGGCCTGGCTCCAAACGGTGGAAGCTTTTCAGCAGACGCAGACGGACTGGCTCCGTTTCCTGCAAACCTTTGATGAGGATAATTTTCAGAGCATTTATCCGCCCAATGGCATGACGTATTACGAACATATTCAAGGCCTTCTTCAGCACGACGCTTACCATTTGGGTCAGATCGTTTTGCTTTCAAAATTCGTTGAACCGACACCTTAGCCACCGCAAAACGACCTTAACACAACAGAAATGATCGAAGTCTACAGCACCAATATCACCAAAAAAAAGCATGCAAAGTCGGTGCTGGAAACGCTGCGCACTGAATTTCCCGAGTACATGATCAGCCTGGACCTGAGCGATTGCGACAAAATCTTGCGCGTAGAAAATCCGCAGGGAACTGTAGATAAGGAAACGGTCAAAAATCTTGTAAACAACCTCGGTTTTGATATAGCGGAACTGGAAGATGTGCCACTGTTCGCCGATTTGCAGGATTCTTTTAACACCTAAATGTTCTCCTTTCTCACCAAATAACAGGCACCTTAAAAAAGGCTTTTCCCAGATTTATTTCCTCCTAAATTTTAATACCAGTTCAAGATGTCCGAAGTACGGATGTCTTTTTGATTACAGGGGTACAGTCATTTTTCTAGGGGCGCTGTTCACGCTCTTTTCTAAATCTTTCTTAAATTCCCCTCAGATCAAAATCACACTCAAACGGCGTGATTTTTGTAAATTCCGCAGTACATTTCTTACGATTTTTCAGGAAATTTATTGTTTCCTTTACTTCATCCATAACACTAAAAAAAAACTGCATTATGGCTTTAGAAAAATACCGCGAAAAACGATCCACGGACAAAACACCAGAACCTTTTGGTGGCAAACCCTCCGGAAAAGACTTGCGCTTTGTCGTTCAAAAACACGATGCGTCTCACTTGCATTATGATTTTCGTCTCGAAATGGACGGCGTGCTGAAAAGCTGGGCCGTTCCGAAAGGTCCTTCTCTCGATCCCGATGTAAAGCGCCTCGCCATGATGGTGGAAGATCACCCCTATGATTACCGCACCTTTGAAGGCATCATTCCGAAAGGGCAGTACGGCGGCGGCACCGTCATCGTATGGGACGAAG encodes:
- a CDS encoding DinB family protein, which gives rise to MMETPVSTKLDIVIPAWRMHSQLFNNALEGISEEAALERLDNNTNHVVWMAGNLVSCRYWIANLVGIPEKDPNEDLFKEGRALDESLDYPTLADLKKNFAEISPKAYEKLLSVTDDNLDEEYSFGMNISFVPENVLNMIGMCIGREDYLLGQIGLMRRLLGLKGMSYDINESLKY
- a CDS encoding SRPBCC family protein, producing MNNSVTLHRVFTASPEKVFRAFSEADAYCSWLPPYGFVCKVHDLDFRVGGTYKMSFTNFSTGNEQAFGGEFLEIEPNALIKNSDRFDDPNMPGEMITTIRLTKVSCGTDLYVVQEGIPAAIPVEMCYLGWQESLEKLKKLVEPEIPDA
- a CDS encoding DinB family protein, with the protein product MENKRIAHLFEDLYDGAPWIDVTVVGTLCKLSAEQAAAKALPACNSIWEIVIHMIRWRENVLQRLQGKIITTPANNYIEPLADSSPEAWLQTVEAFQQTQTDWLRFLQTFDEDNFQSIYPPNGMTYYEHIQGLLQHDAYHLGQIVLLSKFVEPTP
- a CDS encoding SRPBCC domain-containing protein, producing MKNLKTISFTTHIGTPREKIWDVLWDPNTYRKWTSVFMEGSHYTGDLKEGQTIRFLGNETDGMSALVEKSVENEQMVFLHQNEVKNGEVVESSWQGAREIYYLKEAGAGTELQIIIDITPDMEDYFQTTFPQALALIKQLSEITFKLK